DNA sequence from the Parasphaerochaeta coccoides DSM 17374 genome:
GGAAGTGCGCAAGACAAATGTCGAGACAAGCTGACGGTCATCTTCTTCGGCAGGTTCGAGAATACCAAGGATGCGGGCTAGTTCCCTGACAGCTCTCTCCCCCAGTTCTCCTGCCGGTTGATGGATCGTTGTCAATGGGGGCAGGGAATACAAGCTGTCCTCTATGTCGTCGAATCCGGTCACGGAAACTTGTCCTGGGACTGCCAGTCCTTGCTCCGTCAACGCCCTGATGCTTCCCATTGCCATTTGGTCGTTTGCTGCCACGACAGCATCCCATTCCCAGCGTTTCTCAACAAGAGAACGCACTATGGCATAGGCTTTGTCTTCAAGGAAATCACCGTGCAGGACAAGTGGCCGCTGTCCATCAGGAAGGAGCATAGCGTACGTATCCAGAAATTCCTTGAGTCTCTGTTCGCTTTCAGGATGTCCGAGAGGTCCTGCCAGAAAGAGAAAACGCTTGCGCTGATGCCCTTCAATCAGATGACGCGTCACGACAGCGATCCCCCCGGACGTATCGGCGCATATGCCGGGAATCCCTGGGAATCTGACTCCTACAGTCACCGTCGGGATATCATGGAATGCCGTCATATATCCGGATATCCTGTCGTGTGAAAAAATCGAACCCATGGTATTGGTCATGATGAGCAAGCCATCCAGTTCCGTGCGTGCGGCTAAAGCAAAAGCAGTGTCATCGAGAGAGCCTGCCTTGTTCTGTGTCTCAAGGTTTGCCCCAACATAGAAAACATTGGACATGCCCAGCTTCTCCGCCTCACGAGCCGCACCATTCCAAACGGCATATTGGTATGATTCATCAAACTGGGATGCAAGGAAACCAAGACGAAGTTTGCTTTTTTTCTTTTTCTGATTCTTGACCATCCTGAGAATTATACATGGTTTATCCATGAAATGCTCGGTAATCCTGCTGGAGATGCAGATGTTTTCACAGGTACAAGGACATCAGGCGTCTTTTTCTGCTTTTCCCAAGCGTTCAAGCATCCGCGCATGAACCACATCTGGGGTTCCCGTAGCATCAATATCGAGCAACAGTCCTCTCCTGCGGTAGTAATCAATCAGAGGAGTGGTCTGTTCCTCATACACCTCCAACCGGTGGAGTATGGCTTCTTCCTTGTCGTCCTCGCGCTGGATGAGCGGTTCGCCTGTCTCATCGTCCACCCCGTCCCTCTTGGGAGGGTTGTAAACCAGATGATATATTTTTCCCGTACTCTTGCTCATTCTCCTGCCGGACAAGCGTCTTACAATGCTTTCCTTGTCAAGAAGGAAATTCACGACATGATCAATCCCGGAAATCCCTGCGAGAGCCTCTGCCTGTGCAATGGTACGAGGGAACCCGTCAAGGATATATCCTCTTTCCGCGTCAGCCTCAGCCAGCCTGTCCTTGACCATTGCGACAGTCACATCATCAGGAACAAGATTGCCGGCCGCCAGGATATCCCTCACCTTCTTGCCTAATGCCGTCCCCATGCGGATGTTCTTTCTGAAAAGCTCTCCCGTCGAAACATGCGGTATCGACAGAGATTCCTTGGCCAATGCCGCAATCGTACCTTTTCCTGCTCCCGGAGGACCTAGAAACACAAGTTTCATAATCATCAATCCTCATCATCGCCTGTGGTTTTCGGTCGATGCGTACCGGCCGCACGTCAAGTATAGCGCATCTGGTCTTTTTTGTCTTATGTTACATTGCGGAATTCCCCGGTATCAGTTACACTTTCGCACGGTATAGCCTGACGCCTATAATCCGTTCGCACGGAAACAAGGAGACTCCATGAACAAAATCGTACTCCATGCCACTGACCTGGACGGTTATCTCAGGGACAGCGACAAGGAAAAGATTGCCCGCGCCGATTCCATGTATGAAACATCGCTCGCATGCTGCAAAGCAATCGAAACGGCCTCGACTCCTGCGGAAAAAGAGAAAGCGGAAGCAGCATTGGTGGAAAGCGCCGCGCAAATCGGAAAATTCCTCAAGCATGTATGCTCTGAAGAACCGAATATCCATGTCTATTCCTTTGAGACCCCTCGCGAGCAGCACGGCGGCGCCAGCCGAATCATTGCAAAACTGAGGGATCCCCGTACATCCCATGAAGAATTCCTGTACTTCATCCAGAGGGCTTATGAATTGATGTTCGCCCATGTCTATTCCGATGCGGCGCTGCCCCGAAAAAGGAGCATCATCACCAAAACTCCGGTGACTTTCCCCATCCGCAACTATGCTGTGCATCGCATACCGGATGTAGATGAAATGATCAAGAATACCGTCATGTGCGTCATGCTGAGGGGCGCGCTCCTCCCTTCCATCATCATCAGCAAGGAAATCCAGGAATATTCCTCCGATGACCATGTCACCCCATTTGCGCTTTTCAGAATCAAACGCGATGATTCAAAAAGCGAGAAGAACATGGACTACATCCTTGACCTTGACCGTTCATTCTTCAATCTTGAGAAACTCGATGGAAAGGATTTGAT
Encoded proteins:
- a CDS encoding adenylate kinase — its product is MKLVFLGPPGAGKGTIAALAKESLSIPHVSTGELFRKNIRMGTALGKKVRDILAAGNLVPDDVTVAMVKDRLAEADAERGYILDGFPRTIAQAEALAGISGIDHVVNFLLDKESIVRRLSGRRMSKSTGKIYHLVYNPPKRDGVDDETGEPLIQREDDKEEAILHRLEVYEEQTTPLIDYYRRRGLLLDIDATGTPDVVHARMLERLGKAEKDA
- a CDS encoding uracil phosphoribosyltransferase, whose product is MNKIVLHATDLDGYLRDSDKEKIARADSMYETSLACCKAIETASTPAEKEKAEAALVESAAQIGKFLKHVCSEEPNIHVYSFETPREQHGGASRIIAKLRDPRTSHEEFLYFIQRAYELMFAHVYSDAALPRKRSIITKTPVTFPIRNYAVHRIPDVDEMIKNTVMCVMLRGALLPSIIISKEIQEYSSDDHVTPFALFRIKRDDSKSEKNMDYILDLDRSFFNLEKLDGKDLIFADPMNATGGSLVTIVTYLKKQGIHPKSITFINVISALKGSLRIVRAIEDASVHTLWMDPSLNDQAYILPGLGDAGDRLNGADTSVNSRNMIQLMADYGSGIINLYRAQVKEIEQTVLGY